The sequence atagaagcagtggccatatatatgagctaaatgcaaaagttgaaagagctgattaagttgggcaatttgtgcaattttcagctctttgcaagcaatattgaaggaaatatcagacataaaaaactgcgaaattgctgggtggcaaaaaagttaatgagccgtacatcccctgtaaaatttggagtttttggaagagaatttctccgaaaccatttgatgaattggactcaaattttcagagaaaacttaaactgttatgccctttcaatattcagagtttttattttattagcgtcatcagatagtgataagcatatgttaatgaggcaaaaagtgcaaacaaagattcgcctatacgtATATTAAATAtctgggcgactatatggcatactggcacgaagtatATACCCCCACTGCCTGGCTGACTCGGTcgtgaataaaataataattaagatgcttggtttttcgcaagttttgaagcctatgcAAAGACAGGAGTTgttagaagaaagaaaaaaaatggctgcaatGCGTTTCGAACAGGAGCAAAGATTCATTATAGCGAAAAAATTTTGGGGTTAGGGGGACTTTCCCTACTCTTGGTGTAGCTCCTCACCaggtttcttgtttcttctgtAGGCCAAAAGGCAACGATGGCGAGCGTCGCAGGCCCTTTCCGATATTGCATGAGACATCCTAAGCATATGTTGTTTATTTCGCTGCTTTTGGTTCTTGTTGCTGCCAGCAGGTTTCTCTCCTCTTCAGCCCCAGAGCAGAGAAATATCCAAGCACTTAATCTTATGTCGGGGACTTTATCGCAACAACTCGGGCGAAAAACTAAACCCCATGGTAAAATTTACGATAGTAACACGGATGCGGGAAAAAATCTGTCACCCTTTGAGGAAGGAGTGAAAAATGATAAAGTTGCCTTGGAAAAGACAGCAAAAGGAGAGAATGGCATTCATCGTGAACATGAGAATGTGTTAAAGAATGGCAATAAGAAGAGGAAACCAAATCATCAGCCAAAGTTAAAGCAAGGCGCTGGACCTTCACAAGAGTTAAACGTGCTGATGGTACTCGCCAAAGTTGGTCAGACAAGTCCACTTGCACAAAGATTCCAGCGTAGTTTACTTTCTATATGCATGCAATCAACAGTGAATCTACGCTTTTATGTTGTGGCTGATGAAGTTGGAAAATTAATTTGCCAGCGTGCTTTAAGTCAAGCACGCAAAGCATCCAAGATTGGGATTAATGTCACTTACTATGACGTGAAGAGAGTGGCTGAGAGAGTCAGACCCATAGTAAAGGATATACAGGTAAGCTTTTCTACAATGCTTGCGTCAAATGCCATATGCTTCACTTGAGCTGAGCTGAATTCATTTCGCTCCGACGGGATAACCATTGAAATTTAAGCTTTGTAATATTCTAGAGCTGTTAATTTTACCCATATGCATATCAACGTATTTGAGATGAAATTTTTGTCTCAATTTGTCGAGTTTGGCTAATGTTGTACAtggcataataattataattattgaagaCATTCAGTTTAGCTCTTTGACATTTGATTGGCAGAGCCTCTCCTTTTGTCTGGTGCAGATGCAAAGAATTGGTAAAGATCAACTTTTGGGAAAATGCAAATCTCCATAATTGCTAAACTTATCACAAAATTTTTCACTTTACCTTGAAAAGCtggtaaaaaaaattagacCATTTTATTTTTAGCCAAATTAGAGGTAATTAAGGTTGGCTTTCCATTGGCCCAGGtctaagaaataataataatggaactTGTATAGCGCTCATATCAAAAATTCATGGCGCttcacaataaaagaaaataaatatcaaacttATATAAAAGCAGTAATAAAATGTCATTTCTCATTAAAGATCACTTAAGaccaaatgaaagaaagtttttaaataaatggcttttcagttctttcttgAAAGATTGAATTGAAGAACTTTTCCTAATTTGAAGTGGAAGATTATTCCATAGTTTGGGTCCAGCAACACTGAAAGATCTGTCACCGTAGGTCACCAGACGAGATCTTTGTTCTTCTAGATACTCCATGGTTGTAGATCTAAGGGAACGTGACGTTTTTCTCGGTTTTATGACGTTAGCCAAGTATGGGGGAGCCATATCATGCAAGCACTTGTACACCATGAGCAATATCTTAAACATAATTCGGAAACGGACGGGAAGCCAGTGCAATTTTATCAAAACTGGAGTAACATGATCAAATTTGCTCGCTTGCACTACTAATCTTGCCGCACTGTTCTGAATACACTGAAgtcttttcaaaagatatttcgGGAGACCATAGTAGAGTGAGTTGCAATAGTCCAACTTGGAGGTGATAAATGCATGGACCACACTCTCTGTTGAAGAATCAGTAAGATAATTTCTAATCTTAGCAATGTTCCTGATGAAGTAGAATGAGGACTTACAGACTTGCTTGATTTGATCATGGCAACACAGGTACTTATCAAATTTAAAGCCAAGGTTGGTG is a genomic window of Acropora muricata isolate sample 2 chromosome 8, ASM3666990v1, whole genome shotgun sequence containing:
- the LOC136925665 gene encoding xyloside xylosyltransferase 1-like produces the protein MASVAGPFRYCMRHPKHMLFISLLLVLVAASRFLSSSAPEQRNIQALNLMSGTLSQQLGRKTKPHGKIYDSNTDAGKNLSPFEEGVKNDKVALEKTAKGENGIHREHENVLKNGNKKRKPNHQPKLKQGAGPSQELNVLMVLAKVGQTSPLAQRFQRSLLSICMQSTVNLRFYVVADEVGKLICQRALSQARKASKIGINVTYYDVKRVAERVRPIVKDIQQFFSSGDPNSYYNDPLFFISTAIHHILPQKVKQIIWLDSDLYFQSDIKELFSEFDKFKSSTVFGLAHEQQPVYRHVLYMFRNQNPETKVGGPPPDGLQGFNSGVILMNVHHMRNSKLYQNLLQGSEVKKLADKYSFQGHLGDQDFYSLLSLEYSELFHVLPCQWNRQLCTYWKDKYPDVFDLYFNCSGPIHVYHGNCGAKMPNE